A single region of the Raphanus sativus cultivar WK10039 chromosome 1, ASM80110v3, whole genome shotgun sequence genome encodes:
- the LOC108836842 gene encoding glycine-rich protein 23-like codes for MGLISGKACLFVLVLALVTDFTVGKAEFGDEKPLFPHPRPLLHKGGIHKKGFKKDFGGFGGGGISGGGGFGAGGGSGWIGGGIGGFNGQIGGGFGKGGGAGAGGGGFGGGGGFGVGNGGGAGAGGGTGGGAGVGGGVGGATGGGTGAGVGDTGVGGGDGVGAGSGAGALGGASGGTGGGVGGGAGGGH; via the coding sequence ATGGGTTTAATCTCTGGTAAAGCGTGTCTGTTTGTTTTGGTACTTGCTTTGGTCACAGATTTTACTGTGGGGAAAGCAGAGTTTGGTGATGAAAAGCCCTTATTTCCCCACCCTCGTCCACTCCTCCACAAAGGTGGTATCCATAAGAAGGGCTTTAAGAAAGATTTCGGCGGTTTTGGCGGTGGTGGTATAAGTGGTGGAGGTGGCTTTGGAGCAGGAGGTGGCAGCGGTTGGATTGGAGGCGGAATTGGTGGCTTTAATGGACAAATAGGCGGTGGTTTTGGTAAGGGTGGCGGAGCTGGAGCCGGAGGAGGAGGATTTGGCGGCGGTGGAGGATTTGGTGTTGGTAACGGTGGAGGAGCTGGAGCTGGTGGTGGTACCGGTGGAGGGGCTGGAGTTGGAGGAGGAGTTGGTGGTGCTACCGGTGGAGGAACTGGAGCTGGAGTTGGCGATACAGGtgttggtggtggtgatggtgtGGGAGCTGGCAGTGGTGCTGGTGCCTTGGGAGGAGCCAGCGGTGGAACTGGTGGAGGAGTAGGCGGAGGCGCCGGTGGAGGTCACTAA
- the LOC130495232 gene encoding uncharacterized protein LOC130495232 — MVETRHGGDRDKVTAMAVTPAMDLTQLQAEVELANQKCERLGQSDRTTTRRLDSIESKMETLSSESKARFESMEDKMNSITDALTRMENSAIFSQRPGKELASSSELPNIQVPITNSESGRSPQQLGYRGIDGTLANRDKMLRKIEMPVFSGEMPFDWISRAERFFRFGNFNEEEKLHLVSLSLEGSVLQWFNGEIINDPFVNWAQFTERLLDRFSGPIDNDPAARLFRIQQEGDIAEYVSEFEALRNQVTGVDEKNLIRVFFNGLKPDMKEVIRLKEPVTLTQHKLAVLKMQKTTFCSVISSAASEGRGGYQRQTSSNRTGSYNNKQRTEPIKLEATQNKENVPQNRNYVRPRLQHSDAELDRMRKDKICFKCKAPWSPAHRDVCPQKEFRVLTIINGLELEVVDLRDEIDDQPQDTNPQTLYTLSLNSYLGMESPRTTKMRGLIQNKEVIVMLDSGASHNFISPEVVNKLQLKVSADSSLNVLLGNGVTVNALGVCQAVPFQLHQTNFISDFISLELGNVDVILGVQWLETLGVCEVDWKEQVLSFTYEGRLVTLLGDKSLHNTKLSLKSLKPVSTVGKAGREVLLASSTVTSPFPEVRNQLSKILQEYQDVFAVPTSLPPFRGKEHAIILKPGISSVSVRPYRYPHASKIAMEEMVSEMLKSGIIRPSTSPFSSPVLLVKKKDGSLRFCVDYRGLNRATVLDKYPIPVIDQLLDELFGAQVFTKLDLRSGYHQIRMVESDIEKTAFRTVEGHYEFLVMPFGLTNAPATFQALMNQVFKPFLRRFVLVFFDDILIYSKDQESHEEHVRLVLQVLREQSLFANQKKCTFGVEAVEYLGHIISAKGVATDSAKTAAMTSWPIPKTIKQLRGFLGLTGYYRKFVRDYGSMARPLTTLLKKDQFQWSSEAQEALEKLKQAMVNAPVLALPNFQEVFVIESDASGFGLGAVLMQNKRPIAFFSHALTAREQLKPAYERELMAIVMAIRKWKHYLLGRKFHVHTDQRSLKFLLEQKEVNLEYQRWLTKILGFDFEIFYKPGPENKVADGLSRSMSMATMLLTLTVPTALQWEDLYKEIHDDEGIQQLTRKLQNGELQSKKYTPTQEADMPNDNHRDPLLSTADSFLQRAPTLARLKAPVSSRAISISAEVSSPSFTG, encoded by the exons ATGGTGGAAACGCGTCACGGAGGAGATCGGGATAAGGTGACGGCCATGGCGGTAACTCCGGCGATGGATTTGACTCAGCTTCAAGCTGAAGTGGAGCTTGCGAATCAGAAATGCGAACGACTCGGTCAGAGTGATCGTACGACGACGAGGAGGCTCGATTCGATTGAATCGAAGATGGAGACATTGTCGAGTGAATCGAAAGCAAGATTCGAGTCGATGGAGGATAAGATGAACAGTATTACAGACGCACTGACTCGGATGGAAAACTCGGCGATATTCAGTCAACGTCCGGGGAAAGAGCTCGCATCGTCATCGGAACTTCCTAATATTCAGGTACCGATTACTAATTCTGAATCGGGAAGATCTCCACAACAGTTAGGTTATCGGGGAATTGATGGAACTCTTGCCAATAGAGATAAGATGTTGCGAAAAATTGAAATGCCTGTGTTCTCTGGTGAGATGCCTTTCGATTGGATTTCTCGTGCTGAGAGATTTTTCAGGTTTGGTAACTTCAATGAGGAGGAGAAGCTTCATCTGGTCTCACTGAGTTTAGAAGGATCTGTGTTGCAGTGGTTCAACGGAGAGATCATCAATGATCCGTTTGTTAATTGGGCACAGTTCACAGAACGATTATTGGATAGGTTCAGCGGTCCTATTGATAACGATCCTGCAGCAAGATTGTTCCGTATTCAACAAGAAGGGGATATTGCAGAGTATGTAAGTGAATTTGAAGCATTGAGAAATCAAGTTACAGGAGTTGATGAAAAGAACTTGATAAGAGTGTTCTTCAATGGTTTGAAACCGGATATGAAGGAAGTAATACGTTTGAAGGAACCAGTCACATTGACTCAACATAAACTAGCGGTGTTGAAGATGCAGAAGACGACGTTCTGTAGCGTGATCAGCTCGGCCGCTAGTGAAGGGCGGGGAGGCTATCAAAGACAGACGTCAAGTAATCGAACGGGTTCTTACAACAACAAGCAACGTACTGAACCAATCAAGTTAGAAGCAACTCAAAATAAGGAGAACGTACCTCAGAACCGCAACTACGTGAGACCAAGGTTACAACACTCAGATGCAGAGTTGGATCGTATGAGGAAAGACAAAATCTGTTTCAAGTGTAAGGCACCTTGGTCACCAGCTCATCGAGACGTTTGTCCTCAAAAAGAATTTCGCGTCTTGACAATTATTAACGGCCTTGAGCTCGAAGTGGTTGATCTACGTGACGAGATTGATGATCAACCCCAAGATACGAACCCACAGACACTTTATACGTTGTCACTTAATTCGTACCTTGGTATGGAATCCCCACGAACGACAAAGATGAGGGGTTTAATACAAAACAAAGAGGTGATAGTCATGCTCGATAGCGGAGCATCTCATAACTTCATTTCACCTGAAGTTGTGAACAAGCTACAACTGAAAGTTTCTGCTGACAGTAGCTTGAACGTGTTGTTGGGTAATGGAGTGACTGTGAATGCATTGGGAGTTTGCCAAGCAGTTCCATTCCAATTACATCAAACCAACTTCATAAGTGACTTCATCTCTCTTGAACTGGGGAACGTGGATGTGATACTCGGCGTTCAGTGGCTTGAAACATTAGGTGTTTGCGAAGTGGATTGGAAGGAGCAGGTCCTTTCGTTCACCTATGAAGGGAGGTTGGTTACTTTGCTTGGCGATAAGTCCTTGCATAACACCAAACTCTCACTCAAGTCACTGAAACCAGTCAGTACAGTTGGCAAGGCAGGAAGGGAAGTGCTACTTGCTAGCTCTACTGTAACATCACCGTTTCCGGAAGTTCGTAATCAACTCTCGAAGATACTCCAAGAATATCAAGACGTGTTTGCAGTGCCTACATCTTTACCTCCATTCAGAGGAAAAGAACACGCCATTATTCTTAAACCAGGAATATCTTCTGTCTCTGTTCGTCCTTATAGATATCCTCATGCTAGCAAGATCGCAATGGAGGAGATGGTTAGCGAGATGCTCAAAAGTGGGATTATCAGACCAAGCACAAGCCCTTTTTCGAGCCCAGTCCTACTGGTTAAAAAGAAAGATGGCTCACTACGGTTCTGTGTGGATTATAGAGGATTGAACAGAGCAACTGTATTGGATAAATATCCAATACCAGTTATTGATCAGCTTTTGGACGAGTTGTTTGGAGCTCAAGTGTTTACTAAGTTGGATTTGAGGTCAGGGTATCACCAGATACGAATGGTGGAGTCGGATATCGAAAAAACGGCTTTTCGAACAGTTGAAGGACATTATGAATTCTTGGTTATGCCCTTTGGTCTTACTAATGCTCCAGCAACATTTCAAGCTTTGATGAATCAAGTCTTCAAGCCGTTCCTGAGGAGATTTGTCTTAGTATTTTTTGATGACATTTTGATCTACAGCAAAGATCAAGAAAGTCATGAAGAACATGTCCGTTTGGTCCTTCAGGTGTTAAGAGAACAGAGCTTGTTTGCAAATCAAAAGAAATGTACCTTCGGAGTGGAAGCTGTGGAATATTTGGGACACATTATTTCAGCTAAAGGAGTGGCTACTGATTCAGCTAAGACAGCGGCTATGACTTCGTGGCCAATTCCTAAGACTATCAAGCAGTTACGAGGATTCTTGGGATTGACTGGGTATTACAGGAAGTTTGTGAGAGACTATGGTAGTATGGCTCGTCCTTTAACAACATTATTAAAGAAAGATCAGTTTCAGTGGTCATCCGAAGCACAAGAAGCGTTAGAGAAGTTGAAGCAAGCTATGGTTAACGCTCCAGTACTGGCATTACCGAACTTTCAAGAGGTGTTTGTAATCGAATCTGACGCATCAGGGTTTGGTTTAGGTGCTGTATTAATGCAAAACAAAAGGcctattgctttctttagtcATGCGTTAACAGCAAGGGAACAGTTGAAGCCTGCGTATGAACGAGAACTCATGGCTATTGTGATGGCAATTCGTAAATGGAAGCATTATCTGCTGGGAAGGAAGTTTCATGTACATACGGATCAGAGGAGTTTGAAATTTCTATTAGAGCAGAAAGAAGTTAACTTGGAATATCAGAGGTGGTTAACGAAGATCTTGGGGTTTGACTTTGAGATATTCTACAAGCCGGGTCCTGAGAACAAGGTCGCTGATGGGCTTTCAAGATCGATGTCCATGGCTACAATGCTTCTTACGTTGACAGTACCAACAGCATTACAGTGGGAAGACTTGTACAAAGAGATTCATGATGATGAGGGCATTCAACAGTTGACTCGGAAATTGCAAAATGGGGAGTTGCAGTCTAAGAAATATACT CCCACGCAAGAGGCTGATATGCCTAACGATAATCATCGCGATCCTCTCCTCTCTACCGCAGATAGCTTCCTGCAACGCGCTCCCACCCTTGCTCGTCTGAAGGCTCCAGTCAGCTCCCGTGCCATCAGCATCTCCGCGGAGGTCTCGTCTCCGAGCTTTACTGGCTAA
- the LOC130508546 gene encoding uncharacterized protein LOC130508546, with product MENSDIDMVISIPDTPDRPVVRRASVSREANKRHRSPEAHENNGHRSRHYPNNGRATRPPASEAPENNNGQHHRSRHPSGSNALFRRAVVEAASDTQTENGHHRSRASGSNALFRRTSVEKDKGKSICVDPPPPARVERDQRNGHALFTNEDVRESRTRNDGYSSPNKGKGIVVDCGSVSNRETINLSSERKPVRSTRRLVRNGCISPHGIAARARQGVVDVTNNSTDTVSVEQELALEAAASSIDIREIVSDNNHVRGRARGKRPEIPPSRVASRDAALEGWVSTRSRSLNINHERDRRRDESDTRGASSFVSGLDVLESGAVDREGRPQRRRKNGLTPSRFEPEVSVIGTSDEPSSSSRTHNYQRQGRQVLEIEDSSPEARFSRAPRRVENDESDDVKARQIEADALMARELQEQMYAESTLRTEQMDETIARLMEQEENSLRASSSRASTRSTRSSTNTVAADPGGSSRVEERPQQHSSRRRMNHPHTRRATYRAPPPRVRSRQLGRAALQGAMNFNFPSGMGLDSRIDFLENLENVFGHSFNNSNLLHMDRDFTEDDYELLLALDDNNHQHGGASTSRINNLPESTVQTDNFQETCVICLETPTIGDTIRHLPCFHKFHKDCIDPWLGRSKACPVCKSSVT from the exons ATGGAGAACAGTGACATTGACATGGTGATCAGCATACCTGACACACCAGACAGACCTGTAGTGCGTCGTGCTTCCGTAAGCAGAGAGGCTAACAAAAGACATCGTTCTCCAGAAGCTCACGAGAACAACGGACATCGCTCTCGTCATTACCCCAACAACGGCAGAGCCACCAGACCACCAGCCTCCGAAGCTCCCGAGAACAACAACGGACAACATCATCGCTCTCGTCATCCTTCTGGAAGCAACGCTCTGTTTAGGAGAGCCGTTGTTGAAGCAGCTTCCGATACGCAAACTGAGAACGGACATCATCGCTCTCGTGCTTCCGGAAGCAACGCGCTGTTCAGGAGAACGTCGGTTGAGAAGGATAAAGGGAAATCCATCTGCGTTGATCCTCCTCCCCCTGCTCGGGTTGAGAGAGATCAGCGTAACGGACATGCTCTGTTTACTAATGAAGATGTAAGAGAATCACGCACAAGGAATGATGGTTATTCTTCTCCTAATAAGGGTAAAGGAATAGTAGTGGACTGTGGCTCTGTTTCCAATAGAGAAACGATTAACCTTTCCAGTGAGAGGAAACCCGTTAGAAGCACTAGAAGACTGGTTAGAAACGGCTGCATATCTCCACATGGAATAGCAGCTAGAGCTAGACAAGGTGTTGTTGATGTCACCAATAACTCCACGGATACAGTTAGTGTTGAACAGGAACTAGCTCTTGAAGCTGCTGCATCTTCCATTGACATTAGGGAGATTGTTTCTGATAATAATCATGTTCGCGGAAGAGCTAGAGGAAAAAGACCAGAGATTCCCCCAAGCAG GGTGGCTAGTAGAGATGCTGCCTTGGAGGGATGGGTTAGTACGCGCAGCCGGAGTTTAAATATCAACCATGAAAGGGATAGGAGGAGGGATGAGAGTGACACTCGTGGTGCTAGTAGTTTCGTTTCAGGACTTGATGTGCTGGAAAGTGGTGCAGTTGACAGAGAAGGTAGACCACAACGGCGGCGGAAAAATGGACTTACTCCTTCGAGGTTTGAGCCAGAGGTTTCTGTTATTGGAACTTCTGACGAACCATCTAGCAGCTCGAGGACACATAACTATCAAAGACAAGGCAGACAAGTGTTGGAAATCGAAGATTCATCTCCTGAGGCAAGGTTCTCCCGGGCTCCTAGACGTGTTGAAAACGATGAATCTGATGATGTGAAAGCAAGACAGATAGAAGCAGATGCGCTGATGGCTCGTGAACTGCAAGAACAGATGTACGCAGAATCCACATTGAGAACCGAGCAG ATGGACGAAACCATAGCCAGGTTGATGGAACAAGAAGAGAACTCTCTCCGTGCTTCTTCTAGTCGCGCTTCTACTCGTAGCACCAGAAGCTCTACTAATACC GTTGCGGCAGATCCAGGTGGGAGTAGTCGCGTGGAAGAACGACCGCAACAGCATTCTTCTAGGAGGCGAATGAATCATCCTCATACTCGTCGTGCTACTTATAGAGCACCACCACCACGGGTTAGATCTCGGCAATTAGGCCGTGCAGCGCTACAGGGAGCTATGAATTTCAATTTTCCAAGTGGCATGGGCTTAGATTCG AGAATAGATTTTCTGGAGAATCTGGAGAATGTCTTTGGACACAGCTTCAATAATAGTAATCTTCTTCATATGGATCGTGACTTTACTGA GGATGATTACGAGTTGCTGCTAGCTCTTGATGACAACAACCATCAGCATGGGGGTGCTTCTACTAGTCGCATTAACAACTTGCCAGAGTCCACAGTTCAG ACCGATAATTTTCAAGAGACCTGTGTTATCTGTCTGGAGACGCCGACGATTGGAGACACTATCCGTCATCTTCCTTGTTTTCACAAATTCCATAAAGAT TGCATTGATCCATGGCTAGGACGGAGTAAAGCATGCCCGGTTTGTAAATCCTCCGTCACTTGA
- the LOC130508548 gene encoding glycine-rich protein 23-like → MGLISGKACLFVLVLALVTDFTVGKAEFGDEKPLFPHPRPLLHKGGIHKKGFKKDFGGFGGGGISGGGGFGAGGGSGWIGGGIGGFSGQIGGGFGKGGAAGAGGGGFGGGGGFGVGNGGGAGAGVGGGTGGGAGAGGGVGGATGGGTGAGVGDTGVGGGDGVGAGSGAGALGGASGGTGGGVGGGAGGGH, encoded by the coding sequence ATGGGTTTAATCTCTGGTAAAGCGTGTCTGTTTGTTTTGGTACTTGCTTTGGTCACAGATTTTACTGTGGGGAAAGCAGAGTTTGGTGATGAAAAGCCCTTGTTTCCCCACCCTCGTCCACTCCTCCACAAAGGTGGCATCCATAAGAAGGGCTTTAAGAAAGATTTCGGCGGTTTTGGCGGTGGTGGTATAAGTGGTGGAGGCGGCTTTGGAGCAGGAGGTGGAAGCGGTTGGATTGGAGGCGGAATTGGTGGCTTTAGTGGACAAATCGGCGGTGGTTTTGGTAAGGGTGGCGCAGCTGGAGCGGGAGGAGGAGGATTTGGCGGCGGTGGAGGATTTGGTGTTGGTAACGGTGGAGGAGCTGGAGCTGGAGTTGGTGGTGGTACCGGTGGAGGGGCTGGAGCTGGAGGAGGAGTTGGTGGTGCTACCGGTGGAGGAACTGGAGCTGGAGTTGGCGATACAGGtgttggtggtggtgatggtgtGGGAGCTGGCAGTGGTGCTGGTGCCTTGGGAGGAGCCAGCGGTGGAACTGGTGGAGGAGTAGGCGGAGGCGCCGGTGGAGGTCACTAA
- the LOC130508554 gene encoding F-box protein At1g80960-like, producing the protein MDRSSSSSSSDQDWISKLPNDVLLMILSGLCTKEAIRTSVLSKRWEHVWKHVSHLEFDKPKILSSTELCDDEPNPDDTLITKIIIKHLGQLESCVLNYSSSQGRTGILGIWIQIFTSVKHTRVLTLNRHYDDCGKLFEFPADSFSHPSLASLSLSTYTFTSSHPFRNCSNLRTLKLVSIDATNVEVFNTLLLSCPSLEVLVLKIRCFYNTGVDPFYPGSPGPLKIENNKLKLVHVLLKRNIGGLEVSSASLEILVVEETCFGKEGFFLSSPKLQFTKNFWVPGRRFAPHISYNISEEEKSIVHEEFMNNMISGELCELIGDVHKSMSVNIDLMSRTEVERLRQVLRLWICEMLVLEIILRYDNNKNGPNESWEKEKKLWEEDNDNNNVVAFPDAKFRVKALWMPNFSGSEEEFAFASCLIKHGTVVDKVMIKTSVFTASKKLEVEAAVDKLRALQTEEDQLKIKCY; encoded by the exons ATGGATAGATcatcgtcgtcatcatcatcggACCAG GATTGGATCAGCAAACTCCCGAATGATGTATTGCTAATGATATTATCGGGACTTTGTACTAAAGAAGCCATAAGGACGAGTGTTTTGTCGAAACGATGGGAACATGTGTGGAAACACGTGTCTCATCTTGAATTCGACAAGCCAAAGATTCTTAGTTCCACAGAGTTGTGTGATGATGAGCCCAATCCAGATGATACATTGATTACTAAG ATTATAATCAAACATCTTGGGCAATTAGAGAGCTGTGTACTCAATTATTCCTCATCCCAAGGTCGAACTGGAATCCTcggtatttggattcaaatatTCACTAGCGTGAAACACACCAGAGTTCTCACACTGAACCGTCATTATGATGATTGTGGAAAACTCTTCGAGTTTCCCGCAGACTCATTCTCCCATCCGAGCCTCGCGTCACTCTCGCTGAGTACATACACTTTCACAAGCTCACATCCCTTTAGAAACTGCTCCAATCTTAGGACCCTCAAACTTGTATCGATCGACGCCACCAACGTTGAAGTCTTTAATACGCTACTCTTATCTTGCCCTTCTCTCGAGGTGCTTGTATTAAAAATCAGGTGCTTCTACAACACTGGGGTTGATCCTTTTTACCCTGGGAGTCCTGGTCCTTTGAAGATTGAGAACAACAAATTGAAGCTCGTGCATGTGTTGCTTAAGCGTAACATTGGTGGCCTTGAAGTGTCATCAGCTAGTCTAGAGATCCTCGTCGTTGAAGAGACATGTTTTGGGAAGGAGGGCTTTTTCCTTTCGTCCCCCAAACTCCAGTTTACTAAGAACTTTTGGGTTCCAGGCCGGAGGTTCGCACCTCACATCAGCTACAACATATCCGAG GAGGAAAAAAGCATTGTGCATGAAGAATTTATGAACAACATGATATCCGGTGAGCTTTGTGAATTGATTGGAGATGTGCATAAATCAATGTCGGTGAATATAGATTTAATGAGTCGGACAGAAGTTGAGAGGTTACGACAAGTCTTACGTCTATGGATTTGTGAAATGTTGGTACTCGAGATCATATTAAGGTAT GATAACAACAAGAATGGTCCCAACGAGTCTtgggagaaggagaagaagttgTGGGAAGAGGATAATGACAACAATAATGTTGTTGCGTTCCCCGATGCTAAATTCCGCGTGAAAGCTCTGTGGATGCCTAACTTCAGCGGTTCTGAGGAAGAGTTTGCCTTTGCGTCCTGTTTGATCAAGCATGGGACGGTGGTAGATAAGGTGATGATAAAGACGTCGGTGTTTACCGCAAGTAAGAAGTTGGAGGTAGAAGCTGCAGTGGATAAGCTAAGAGCGCTTCAAACAGAAGAAGACCAACTAAAGATCAAATGTTACTGa